A genome region from Anopheles stephensi strain Indian chromosome 2, UCI_ANSTEP_V1.0, whole genome shotgun sequence includes the following:
- the LOC118506151 gene encoding very-long-chain 3-oxoacyl-CoA reductase isoform X2: protein MIVMKKSISFLARKGLNIILISRTLSKLQDVAKEIETEFKVRTMVIAADFTSGGEIYDQIQRQIENMEIGVLVNNVGMSYANPEYLLELQDNEKLIKNLLSCNILSVTRMCQLVMPGMVKRHTGVVINISSLSAVIPAPLLTVYSASKAYMDKFSEDLASEYAKHNIVVQSVLPGPVATNMSKIRKSTWMACSPKVFVGSAINTLGHTRQTTGYFPHALLELAINTLSFVSPRLMEKLTINTMQNIRARAMKKSTTRPSAAPSGEATTLTTSSS from the exons ATGATCGTCATGAAGAAAAGCATTTCTTTT CTTGCCCGAAAGGGCCTCAACATTATTCTGATCAGCCGAACCCTTTCGAAGCTTCAGGATGTGGCCAAAGAAATTG AAACGGAATTCAAGGTGCGCACGATGGTTATTGCCGCCGACTTCACTAGTGGAGGAGAAATTTACGATCAAATCCAGCGACAAATCGAGAATATGGAAATCGGCGTGCTGGTGAACAATGTTGGCATGAGCTATGCGAACCCGGAATAcctgctggaactgcaggacaaCGAGAAGCTAATTAAGAATCTGCTCAGCTGTAACATTCTCTCGGTGACGCGCATGTGTCAGCTAGTTATGCCCGGCATGGTAAAACGGCACACGGGTGTTGTGATCAACATTTCGTCCCTATCCGCCGTCATTCCGGCCCCGCTACTGACCGTTTATTCTGCGTCCAAGGCATACATGGATAAATTTTCGGAGGATCTTGCCTCGGAGTACGCGAAGCACAACATTGTGGTGCAATCGGTGCTGCCCGGGCCGGTAGCTACTAACATGTCCAAGATTCGGAAGAGCACGTGGATGGCCTGTTCGCCCAAAGTGTTTGTGGGCAGCGCGATAAACACGCTTGGTCACACTCGTCAAACTACCGGGTACTTTCCACATGCCCTGCTTGAGCTAGCAATCAATACGCTGAGCTTCGTTTCGCCACGCCTGATGGAGAAGCTCACAATCAATACGATGCAAAACATTCGGGCTCGTGCGATGAAAAAATCCACAACTCGACCATCGGCAGCGCCTTCGGGTGAAGCTACGACTCTAACTACTTCGTCTTCGTAA
- the LOC118506150 gene encoding cathepsin B-like — protein sequence MQLKLAALALVAAGLSCCLVSATERHGQDPFNDEFLRRVLARARSWKPDTNFRSNVHFHAFRSLKGIGESRTGFKVPIRRYEYVYDIDIPESFDARTHWPNCDSLREIRNQGTCGSCWAVAAASVMSDRVCIHSNATINVALAAEDLMGCCADCGSGCNGGFLDGTSFQYWVDAGLVSGGAYNSTEGCKPYPFKPCEYPFHDCHVEISPKCTHHCHDGADRHYSKDKLFGKVAYSVARDERAIRYEIMTNGPVEAGFDVYEDVLLYKSGVYRHVHGEKIGKHAVRIIGWGREGGLPYWLIANSYGEDWGDRGYFKFVRGSNHLGIESKIIAGLPLV from the coding sequence ATGCAACTGAAGTTGGCCGCGTTGGCTCTGGTAGCGGCTGGCCTATCCTGCTGCCTCGTGTCGGCTACCGAGCGCCATGGTCAGGATCCGTTCAACGATGAATTTTTGCGCCGAGTACTCGCTCGTGCCCGTAGCTGGAAACCAGACACCAACTTCCGATCAAACGTCCACTTTCATGCGTTCCGGTCGCTGAAGGGTATTGGGGAGAGTAGAACCGGATTCAAGGTACCGATCAGACGGTACGAGTACGTGTACGATATCGACATTCCCGAGTCGTTCGATGCACGGACCCACTGGCCGAACTGTGATTCGCTGCGTGAAATCCGCAACCAGGGAACGTGCGGGTCCTGCTGGGCCGTTGCAGCTGCCAGCGTGATGTCCGATCGTGTCTGCATCCACTCGAACGCGACCATCAACGTAGCGCTGGCTGCCGAAGATCTGATGGGCTGCTGTGCCGACTGTGGTAGTGGGTGTAACGGTGGTTTTCTGGATGGAACCAGCTTCCAGTACTGGGTGGACGCGGGGCTGGTAAGCGGCGGAGCGTACAACTCGACCGAGGGTTGCAAACCGTATCCGTTCAAACCGTGCGAGTATCCGTTCCACGACTGTCACGTGGAAATATCGCCCAAATGTACGCACCACTGTCACGACGGTGCCGATCGGCACTATTCGAAGGATAAGCTGTTCGGCAAGGTGGCGTACAGTGTGGCACGGGACGAGCGCGCGATACGCTACGAAATCATGACCAACGGACCGGTGGAGGCTGGGTTCGACGTGTACGAGGATGTGCTGCTGTACAAGTCCGGCGTTTACCGTCACGTGCACGGTGAGAAGATCGGCAAGCATGCGGTGCGCATTATCGGTTGGGGCAGAGAAGGCGGTCTGCCGTACTGGCTTATTGCGAACTCGTACGGCGAGGATTGGGGCGATCGCGGGTACTTTAAGTTTGTGCGGGGATCGAACCATCTGGGCATTGAGTCGAAGATCATCGCCGGGTTACCGCTGGTATGA
- the LOC118506149 gene encoding cathepsin B has translation MLFHLVIVALVAISQTGAAKAGFGKKYPLSSKFIEEINVKATTWRAGRNFHPDTSLTYIRGLMGVHPDADKFREPELLHELHDGDDLPENFDSREQWPNCPTIREIRDQGSCGSCWAFGAVEAMSDRVCIASGGKIHFRFSAEDLVSCCHTCGFGCNGGFPGAAWSYWVHKGLVSGGPFGSNMGCQPYAIAPCEHHVNGTRPSCEGEGGKTPKCVKKCQDSYNVPYQKDKRYGARSYSIARHEEQIQKEIMTNGPVEGAFTVYEDLLHYKEGVYQHVTGKMLGGHAIRILGWGVENGTKYWLIANSWNSDWGDNGFFKILRGEDHLGIESSISAGLPKL, from the coding sequence ATGTTGTTCCATCTGGTGATTGTGGCGCTCGTCGCCATCAGCCAGACAGGTGCGGCCAAGGCCGGCTTCGGCAAGAAGTACCCACTGTCATCGAAATTCATCGAAGAAATCAACGTAAAAGCGACCACATGGCGGGCGGGCCGTAATTTCCACCCGGACACCTCGCTCACGTACATCCGCGGCCTGATGGGTGTTCACCCAGACGCGGACAAATTCCGCGAGCCCGAGCTTCTGCACGAGCTGCACGACGGGGACGATCTGCCGGAGAACTTTGACTCGCGCGAACAGTGGCCCAACTGTCCGACTATTCGCGAAATCCGCGACCAAGGATCGTGTGGCTCGTGCTGGGCGTTCGGTGCCGTCGAGGCAATGTCCGACCGTGTTTGTATCGCTTCGGGAGGTAAAATTCATTTCCGCTTTTCGGCCGAAGATCTCGTGTCGTGCTGCCACACGTGCGGATTTGGCTGTAACGGCGGATTCCCGGGTGCGGCCTGGAGCTACTGGGTGCACAAGGGTTTGGTCAGCGGTGGACCGTTCGGGTCGAACATGGGCTGTCAGCCGTACGCGATTGCTCCCTGCGAACATCACGTTAACGGAACGCGTCCTTCGTGCGAGGGCGAAGGTGGCAAAACTCCAAAATGTGTGAAAAAATGTCAGGACAGCTACAATGTGCCGTATCAGAAGGACAAACGGTACGGGGCACGGTCGTACTCGATCGCACGCCACGAGGAACAGATCCAGAAGGAAATCATGACCAATGGGCCGGTGGAGGGTGCGTTCACCGTGTACGAAGATTTGCTTCACTACAAGGAGGGCGTCTATCAGCACGTAACGGGCAAAATGCTGGGCGGGCATGCTATTCGCATACTGGGATGGGGCGTCGAGAATGGTACGAAGTACTGGCTCATTGCCAACTCATGGAACAGTGACTGGGGCGACAATGGATTCTTTAAGATCCTCCGGGGCGAGGACCATCTCGGCATCGAAAGTTCCATTTCGGCCGGATTGCCCAAGCTGTAG